A single Stigmatopora argus isolate UIUO_Sarg chromosome 7, RoL_Sarg_1.0, whole genome shotgun sequence DNA region contains:
- the LOC144077386 gene encoding putative ATP-dependent RNA helicase DDX5, producing MPGFSDRDRGRDRGYGGGPPRYGGGRGGGRGGPPPPKFGNPGERLRKRHWNLDTLPKFQKNFYQEHPDVTRRPIQEVELYRGNKQITVKSRECPNPIMRFHEAAFPNYVIDVIAKQNWVEPTPIQAQGWPVALSGKDMVGIAQTGSGKTIAYLLPAIVHIQHQPFLEQGDGPICLVLAPTRELAQQVQQVAAEYGRASHLKSTCIYGGAPKGPQIRDLERGVEICIATPGRLIDFLECGKTNLQRCTYLVLDEADRMLDMGFEPQIRKIVDQIRPDRQTLMWSATWPKEVRQLAEDFLQDYVQINIGALQLSANHNILQIVDVCNDMEKEDKLLRLLEEIMSEKENKTIIFVETKRRCDEITRRMRRDGWPAMGIHGDKSQQERDWVLNEFRYGKAPILIATDVASRGLDVEDVKFVINYDYPNSSEDYIHRIGRTARSQKTGTAYTFFTPNNMKQANDLISVLREANQAINPKLIQMAEDRGGRGRGGRGGYKDDRRDRYSGGVRRENFATGGYRENERGFGNGPRGGGYGGKVPNGGGYGGNGGGNSGGGYGNNYSNGQGNFGGPSNQPGAFGNQSFQGPSQFGGMHRPSQNGMNHPFPYASQPPPPHAQQPPAPPPMAPYSIPPPYAQ from the exons ATGCCTGGATTTTCAGACAGAGATCGTGGCCGAGATAGAGG ATATGGTGGAGGACCTCCTCGATATGGAGGTGGTCGAGGAGGCGGCAGGGGTGGACCTCCCCCGCCAAAATTTGGCAACCCTGGTGAAAGGCTACGAAAGCGCCACTGGAACCTTGATACGCTTCCCAAGTTTCAAAAGAACTTTTACCAAGAACACCCTGATGTCACTCGAAGACCAATT CAAGAGGTTGAACTGTACAGAGGAAACAAACAAATCACAGTTAAAAGCCGAGAATGCCCCAATCCAATTATGAGGTTCCACGAAGCGGCATTTCCAA ATTATGTTATTGATGTGATCGCCAAACAAAATTGGGTTGAACCAACCCCCATTCAGGCTCAGGGGTGGCCGGTTGCGCTCAGTGGCAAAGACATGGTTGGCATTGCTCAAACTGGCTCAGGGAAGACTATTGCA TACCTTCTGCCTGCTATTGTGCACATCCAACATCAACCCTTCCTGGAACAAGGGGACGGACCTATC TGCTTGGTTTTAGCGCCTACACGTGAGCTGGCTCAGCAGGTGCAACAAGTTGCTGCTGAATACGGCAGGGCCTCCCATCTTAAGTCAACATGCATTTATGGGGGCGCACCCAAAGGACCCCAAATTCGGGATCTCGAGAGGG GAGTTGAGATTTGTATTGCTACCCCGGGTCGTCTCATTGACTTTCTGGAGTGTGGGAAAACCAACTTGCAGCGTTGTACCTACCTCGTGCTTGACGAAGCCGACCGCATGCTCGatatgggattcgaaccacagaTTCGCAAAATCGTGGACCAAATAAGG CCAGATCGCCAAACCCTGATGTGGAGCGCCACCTGGCCCAAAGAAGTACGACAGCTCGCTGAGGACTTCCTCCAAGACTACGTGCAAATTAACATTGGAGCACTTCAGCTCAGCGCCAATCATAACATCTTGCAGATTGTCGATGTTTGCAATGACATGGAGAAGGAAGACAA ACTGCTTCGCTTGCTGGAGGAGATAATGAGCGAAAAGGAGAACAAGACAATTATTTTTGTGGAGACCAAAAGGCGCTGTGACGAAATTACCAGAAGGATGAGGAGAGATGG GTGGCCAGCAATGGGAATTCATGGAGATAAGAGCCAGCAGGAGAGAGACTGGGTCCTAAATG AATTCCGATACGGCAAAGCTCCGATCCTCATCGCCACGGACGTGGCTTCCCGTGGCTTAG ATGTGGAGGATGTGAAATTTGTCATCAATTATGACTACCCTAACTCCTCCGAGGATTATATCCACCGCATTGGACGCACAGCCCGAAGTCAAAAAACGGGCACAGCCTACACTTTCTTCACCCCCAACAACATGAAACAGGCTAATGACCTCATCTCGGTGCTCCGGGAGGCCAATCAGGCAATTAACCCCAAGCTCATCCAGATGGCAGAAGACCGAGGAG gtcgTGGAAGAGGAGGACGAGGTGGTTACAAAGACGACCGTCGAGATAGGTATTCTGGAGGTGTGCGGCGTGAGAATTTCGCCACCGGAGGCTACAGGGAGAACGAGAGAGGGTTTGGAAATGGGCCAAGAGGTGGTGGGTATGGAGGCAAGGTGCCAAATGGTGGTGGATACGGTGGCAACGGCGGTGGTAACTCGGGCGGCGGTTATGGCAACAATTACAGCAATGGTCAGGGTAACTTTGGTGGTCCGTCCAATCAGCCGGGGGCCTTTGGGAACCAAAGTTTCCAGGGCCCCTCTCAATTTGGGGGCATGCACAGGCCTTCCCAGAATGGCATGAACCACCCGTTCCCTTACGCCTCTCAGCCGCCACCGCCACATGCTCAACAGCCACCTGCCCCGCCCCCAATGGCGCCCTACTCCATTCCGCCACCCTATGCCCAGTAG